The Apium graveolens cultivar Ventura chromosome 6, ASM990537v1, whole genome shotgun sequence genome contains a region encoding:
- the LOC141664410 gene encoding autophagy-related protein 18h-like, whose translation MFLVLAPRAQMQPIPAKCDGCEGFMDLHPLLLVVASEKTRCSDPVQHGRDSSLRDKYEPRVGAVIHSLTAIHFYSLRSHSYVHVLRFRSAMYMVRCSSKLVAIGLATQDRGTYGWYIRRLVRLSGS comes from the exons ATGTTCCTTGTGCTGGCGCCACGAGCGCAG ATGCAGCCCATCCCTGCAAAGTGCGATGGTTGTGAAGGATTCATGGATTTGCATCCTCTGCTCTTGGTTGTGGCAAGTGAAAAGACAAGATGTTCTGATCCAGTACAACATGGCAGGGATAGTTCATTAAGGGATAAATATGAACCTCGTGTTGGAGCAGTTATTCATTCTCTTACAGCTATCCATTTCTACTCATTAAGATCTCACAGTTATGTTCATGTTTTGAGATTCCGATCAGCTATGTATATGGTCAGATGTAGCTCAAAACTAGTGGCTATTGGTCTTGCTACACAA GACAGGGGTACATATGGATGGTACATAAGACGCCTCGTACGTCTAAGTGGGAGCTAG